TTTCTTCCCTGCTTGCCAAAACAGCATATTTATGTTTCAGATCATTGTACACTGCCTGGTCGCATTCGTTTCTCTCGGCCTTCGAATCAACAATCGCGATCAATCGTTTGATATCGTTTAGGGTGTCGACATCGGAAGCGTACTCTCTTTTACGTAAAGGTAGTGGCTCACTAAAATCCGCCAAGACCTGATGTATCTTCGCAAGCAATTCCCCGAGGAACCGGGCATCTTCAACCGCCAGATCCCTGTCCAGTGCCGCCATGCCGTCTATCCAGTTGCACAGAATGTAAGAATCTTCCTCTTGCCGGAAGAATGATTTGCCATTAACTGTTTCAACCGGACAGGTTGCATTAATACCATTTTCCTTTAGCAGATTTGTTAGGCGGCAATAAGACAAGAGCCTGCCGTCCCCTAGGCGTCTCGTCCGCCGCAAGCTGAGGTCTTGATTATTCGCTCGAAGTCTCCAAACTCTTGACTGACTTCCATGGTGCTCTGACACGGTGCGAAAGTCCCGGATTCCGTAACCCTCTCGAAGAACGTCAACTATAAGTGACTCAACCGGCATAAGCTCAATCTCGTTCCCTATCTTTTTGTCGAGGACTGATAGCCGGGGATATTCCTGCCCCCGGACGATCCGAGTGTATCTTACTCCGCGATTGCCCGATCAGCTCATTTATTATAACAGGGAATTGCCGTAAGCCATAATCAGCGTAGCGATTATAAGTATGGCTATTGCAGCATACATCATCTTAATGGGCTTTCCGTGGATGCCTTTCCATTCACCACTGACAAAACCTACGCTCTGGCAGCCAAGCATCTGCAGAGCCTGCTGGATACCGAAGCCGACAGAAGCGCCCATCGCTCCCAGCAGAAGCATTCCTTTACCCATCAGCACGACCGTGATGACAAGCGTTACACCGATACATGAGGCAAGTAAAATATCTCTGCCGTCGTCGATCAGCACATGCCAGTTCTTACGCCTGGTCATCAGGTATGCCGGATAGAGAACGTTTATCAGGGCCCCGCCCAGCAGCCCTATTGCCCATACGCCGAATGTCGCGGCGGTGCTGCCCGCGCCCTGCGCTTTCAGAGCTTCGACGACCGGTCCCTGGCTGTAAACGAAAGCAAAGCTGAGCCCGCACGACAAAACCCCGGCAATAGAAGCCATAATGAGGCCTCCAAGGAAGCCTCCATGTGTTTTCTGGAGTTTGTTCAAAACGCGGTCGCGCCCGAAGCCTGCAGCCGAACTCAGCGCCACACCTACCAGCATAACCGCCACACCGATCAAAACGATACGTCCTGCCTGAGACCAAATTGCTGGAGCTTTGTTAAAGAGTCCTGTGCCCTTCACGAGCATCGGCATCGTCACTCCGACCGAGACACCCAGCCCGGTCAGAATAGCGCCTGTAAGCGCCACACCGATGCGCACGTAACACAGACCGCACATCACATTGGCAATTCCCCAACTGAGTGCAAACAGGTTGGACTTTATCAGAACAGACGGTTCTACGCTCATGTATGCGGAAAGAGCATGTGGGCAAAATGCCAGTGTGATAGTCCAGGGGAGTATCACCAATCCTATAAGCTGACCGATAAATAGCCAGTGCTCGACCTCGAACTTTCGCATGACCTTGATCGGCCATGCGCCTGAGCCTATGAGAAAGCCTGCCAGCGCTACTACCGAAGCTCCAAGCAGCGTCGATGTGTTCATAATACCTCTAACATTAACTCATATAGCCTGGAGCACGTATCTCCACGATTGCCTGATCAGCGTATCTTCTTTGATCGCGCGCGATATCTGATCGCGTGCGAAACAGAATCCCCGGATTTCAATCCAATAAGTTCTTTCGAGCTTCTCCTTATTCCGTGCTTTCATGAATGGACTTTCTCTTTCTGGCTTTAAGAGCATTTTGAATCTTAGGCAAAAGCACGTTCCACAGCCAGTAGAACCCCGGCGAAAGCACCATATCGTATTCGCCTATATACTCTACGAACCTCGGCGAGAAACCATCTTTGAACCTGTTCAAACCCTGCAGGTGCTCGTCTCCATTGCCTTTTTTGGGGCTGACCCCTCTAAAATCGTACCACTTGCAGCCGGACTCTTTTGCCCACTGGATCATAGTCCACTGCATCAGGTGGTTGGGCATAACGTTGCGGTGCTCGTTTGACGATGCGCCGTATGTATACATCGCCTTATCGCCGAAGATATACGCGATCGCGCCAGCGATGGGCTGGCCTTCATAGTATGTAAGGACCAGTTTCATGTAACCCGCAGGCACCAGTGCATCCCACATATTCTCAAAATAACTCATATCCCGCACCAGGAAACCATCACGCTCACAGGTTGCCTTCAGCAGTTCGTAAAAGACGGGCAGGTCCGACCTGGGGCAATCCATATTGACCGTAACACCTTTGCGCCCGGCCAGCCGGATGTTATATCGCCATTTTTCTTTGAATGATGCCATCAACTCATCGAGTGACTTGTCCAGATCGAGCTGCATCACGCATTTGGGCTGCGTCCCGCCAAAACCCTGCGCCGTCACCGGCACAAACCCGACAGACCGCAGGTTCGACTCACTGACGGTGTCCTCGACAGGCACTGGCGGATCTATTTTCAGCAGTATCGCCTTGTGTTTAATTGCAGTTTCTCTCAGATAAGCGCTGAACGCCCGCACAAGCTCAGTATCCTGTGTATCGAGCACGGGACCCCTTGGGGCATACATTATGCATCTGCCGACTTTTGGTATAGCCCTTTTGAGAAGCGATGCAGCAGCGACAATCTCGCAATCACGTTCTGCAAACACATGCACAGGTTTCCAGCCGCTGTGAGACTTGAGATCGCCCCACTCAAAGGACTGAAGCAAATCGCCCGTATCAAAACGGGCGACAAAATCGTTGAACCGCTTGCGGTCCTGCTCGGTTGCTGTTGATAGTTTGATTTCCACGGCCCGATTCTAACATTCATTAGGTAACATGTCAATCAGCATCGAGGCTAGGTATGCATCCCAGATTTATGGTATGTGGACTATTTTAATCACGAAAGCACGAAATAATGAAAACACGGAAAGAAAGCAGGGTATAGAAAGTATCATTCTTTATTTCTGCTCCGTACCCCCATAGTTTCTTTCGTGCTTTCTCCCTTTCGTGTTTTCGTGATGAAGAGAATTACCCATAGATTTTGTGTTGTTTCGGGAGACCCTCTCCCGAAGCCTCCGAACGCACTATTTCATAATTTCTGGCATGTGGTGATCTTTGTTATGCTACCTCAACGTCGAATACTGTAATAGAATTCGCGAAATTACTTGACATGCCTGCACGCCTGAGTTAAACTTGCGTTGCATCTATTCGAGATGCCTGGAGTAGAAATGAAAAAAGCAGTCGTATTGATCTCCGGCGGGCTGGACAGCGCCACCACTGCAGCCATAGCAAAGTCCGAGGGCTATGAGCTTTACGCAATGTCGTTTGATTACGGCCAGCGCCACCGCCGCGAGATAGACAGCGCCAGGGCCGTAGCCAAAAGTCTGGGCGCAAAGGATCACCTTATTATATCTTTCGATATGCGCAAGATAGGCGGCAGCGCCCTTACAGCGGATATCGATGTGCCTCTTGATAGAAAAAATGATGAAATGAGCGCCGGCATTCCGGTCACATATGTCCCCGCACGCAATACCATCTTCCTTTCATTTGCTCTCTCCTATGCCGAAGCGATAGGCGCGCAGGACATTTTCATAGGCGTCAACCAGATCGACTACAGCGGCTACCCCGACTGCCGCGCTGAGTTCATCGAGGCCTTTGAAAAGACTGCCAATCTCGCTACCAAAGCAGGGGTCGAAGGAACGTCAAGATTCCGCATCAGGACCCCGCTGATAAATATGACCAAGGCGGACACTATTCGCCATGGTCTCAATCTTTGGGTGGATTATTCTCTCACGTGGAGCTGCTACAGCGGCGGTGAGCACGCATGCGGCAGATGCGACAGCTGCAAGCTCAGACTGGCCGGATTTGCCGAAGTCGGCGCAAAAGATCCGGTTGAATATGAGATATCAGCCTGAAGAGCATATTGTTTTTTACCGAAAACTTCCATGTATTGTGTATAAGCAAGGTTTATATGCTTCGGACACGATTGTGCCGAAGCGGGACCACCCTTTGCGTTGTTTCGGGAGACCTTCTCCCGAAACATTAGGACCAACCTTCGGGGCATTCGCCCGCGAAGTATAAGTAAAGTTACAGGAAGGTTGCTATATGAGTTGGATGGTGAATGCTGTCGAGCTGCTTGCTAAGGGCGGCGTTGTAATGATTCCTCTGATGATCTGTTCGGTCATCAGTGTTGCCGTGCTCATCGAGCGTTATTTCAAGATCAGTAAGGCTCAGGCCGATGTCTCGGAAGTTATCAAGCGCGCCGAGGATGCCATTTATGACGGCAGCCCTGAGAATGCTATGTCTATACTCGAACGTGTTGATAATCCGGTCGCAAGAGTCATATCCGCCGGTATATGCAACCGTCATCTGGGTGAGCGCGGGTCAGAGAGAGCTATGGAAGAGCAGGGCACTCGCGAGGTATCAGCTCTTACCCGCCGTCTGGGTTCGCTCGACACGATTATTACTATAGCACCTCTGCTTGGACTGCTCGGAACAGTCACCGGTATGATCTCCGCTTTTCATGTGATTGCTGCCAAATCCGGCATCAGCACCCCGACCGCTATCACAGGCGGCGTCGCTGAGGCCCTCATTGCAACCGCGACCGGTCTTGCTATAGCGATCTTTACCCTGATCGGCAACAATTATCTGCAGGATCGGATCAAGTGCATAGTCGCCGAGATCGAGGCCAGAGGCAACGAGACGGTCAACATTCTTGTCGAATCGCAGGAGGAGCCTAGAGGTGAAATTAAGCGTATATCAGCCTAAAAAGGCCCGCATTGAGATTATTCCAATGATCGACACCATCTTCTTCCTGCTGGTGTTCTTTATGATGGCTTCGCTTGCCATGACGACGTCGAAGGGCATGCCCGTGAACCTGCCCAAGGCTTCCGCCGCGACAGAGCGCCCAGTATGCAAAGTCGTTCTGACCCTGACTCCGACAGGTAACTATTACATAGATAAGCAGCAGGTCACATTCGGACAGATTCAAGACAGTCTGAAAGCTCGTCTGAAAGACAATCCCGGCGCGGTCGTGGTTATAAACTGCGACAAAGCGCAGAATTGGGAGAAAGGTATCCAGCTTGCCGATGAGGCCAAGCGCGCTGGAGCCAAATATCTGACCATTGCCACCGAACCTAAACCCGTAACCAACTCATAACTTGTATGAAAGATTTACATCCCTCCAGGTATCCTACCTGGAGGGCCAATAGTTGACCTTTACTCATATGAAAGATAAAGTATTAACATATGCAATCGCCGCATCTATCGCGGCTCATATACTGGTTGTAGGCGTGGTCGGGCACTCGTCCGCTGCCAGGCTCAATACCGCGTCAGCAGCAGTGCTGGCTCCAAAGTTCATCAAGGTGGACTTCGTGGGCGATCCTTCCGAGGCAACTAAGCCAAAGCCCGTCGAAACGTCTAGGTCAGAACCGATTGCCAGTCAGCTCGATAGACAAGCTCAGCCTGATCCTGAAATGACCACACCTATCTATAACGCATCACCACGCCAATTGATCAGACAGCCGATTTCAGTTCCCGGCGCACCGCGCGGATCGGGTCATCAGATGCCGGGCAACCCCGGCGGCAAATTAAATATCGGGTCGACCAGCGCTAACGGCGATCTGGGTGGCAACTGGGGCGGTGGTCGCACACCGGTCGGCTGGGTTCCCGGCAGTGATGATGGCAAGGGCAAAGGTTCAGGCAGTGGAGCAGGGGAGGGTCGTCCCGACCCTGTAAAAAATGCATCCGATGGCCCCGGCAGGGAACCTGCTCCCGTACCTGTCCCGCGCACTGTCAGCGTGCGTATATGCGACCAGTCCGGCATGCTTGCAGGCGAATACTGCAGGTCGACCAGCGCTCGTAGCTTTATCGAGGGCGAACAGCCAAGTCGAACATGCACCCACTGCAAGGCTCCAGAGTATAAATCGCGCCTGGCAGATCAGGCGAACCCGGTCCTCACCAGAGACGCCGGCGTTTCGGTCCCAGCTTCGGTGGAAGAGGGTCTGAGTCTGACTGTAAAGGTTGAGTATACGGTCACGAACGAGGGCTCCGTATCCGATGTAAGCGTAATCCAGTCATCAGGCAATAGAGCGCTCGACAAGGCGGTTATAAGCGCGACCTCCAGGCTCAAATACAAGCCCGCTGTTCAGGACGGCACTGCTCGCAGCGTTAAAATGACCCGCACTTACAGGATCAATACCTGACAGCAATGAGTGATAGTTCATTCTTGCCAGGCAGATCTTATAAACCACACAGTCAATCGCCTATTCACAGATAAACCCTACTTCGGCGTCAATTGTCATTGTTATGGGCTGCCATGTATATGTAGCTGCCCGGCTGTCATCTGAAGCCGAAAACCCATTCCAATTCTGCGATCTAGAGCTGCTATTAAAAAGCTGAAATGCCACCATATGAAGAGAGCGCTTAGCCATTTGCTTACTTGCTTCCTCCGCCAGTCCGTATGCCCGAGTCACTGCATCGGCTATCGCTTTCTTGAGCAGGGTGTCCGGGTCGCGCACAGTGAACTCCAGTAGGATACCTGACTGGCGGTCACCATAGCTTTCGCCCCCACTCATTTCATCCGACATGACTGTCGGCCGGGCCCCATTCTGAAGCGCCACGTCGGCGATTTGGA
The window above is part of the Armatimonadota bacterium genome. Proteins encoded here:
- a CDS encoding phosphotransferase, encoding MPVESLIVDVLREGYGIRDFRTVSEHHGSQSRVWRLRANNQDLSLRRTRRLGDGRLLSYCRLTNLLKENGINATCPVETVNGKSFFRQEEDSYILCNWIDGMAALDRDLAVEDARFLGELLAKIHQVLADFSEPLPLRKREYASDVDTLNDIKRLIAIVDSKAERNECDQAVYNDLKHKYAVLASREENSDLLAPLYEECQLVHGDFNWGNIIYTSDGQFAGLIDLDTFHYAPRIWDIVKACMFTFKANSDYCIRFLSGYHQVNPLHSTEIDAFHSLALNYMLKNIWVYQEYLVNGNPHTGLNDTVQSYELLVKDELEYRDLSGRIVSRLQVK
- a CDS encoding L-rhamnose/proton symporter RhaT, whose translation is MNTSTLLGASVVALAGFLIGSGAWPIKVMRKFEVEHWLFIGQLIGLVILPWTITLAFCPHALSAYMSVEPSVLIKSNLFALSWGIANVMCGLCYVRIGVALTGAILTGLGVSVGVTMPMLVKGTGLFNKAPAIWSQAGRIVLIGVAVMLVGVALSSAAGFGRDRVLNKLQKTHGGFLGGLIMASIAGVLSCGLSFAFVYSQGPVVEALKAQGAGSTAATFGVWAIGLLGGALINVLYPAYLMTRRKNWHVLIDDGRDILLASCIGVTLVITVVLMGKGMLLLGAMGASVGFGIQQALQMLGCQSVGFVSGEWKGIHGKPIKMMYAAIAILIIATLIMAYGNSLL
- a CDS encoding peptidoglycan bridge formation glycyltransferase FemA/FemB family protein, with translation MEIKLSTATEQDRKRFNDFVARFDTGDLLQSFEWGDLKSHSGWKPVHVFAERDCEIVAAASLLKRAIPKVGRCIMYAPRGPVLDTQDTELVRAFSAYLRETAIKHKAILLKIDPPVPVEDTVSESNLRSVGFVPVTAQGFGGTQPKCVMQLDLDKSLDELMASFKEKWRYNIRLAGRKGVTVNMDCPRSDLPVFYELLKATCERDGFLVRDMSYFENMWDALVPAGYMKLVLTYYEGQPIAGAIAYIFGDKAMYTYGASSNEHRNVMPNHLMQWTMIQWAKESGCKWYDFRGVSPKKGNGDEHLQGLNRFKDGFSPRFVEYIGEYDMVLSPGFYWLWNVLLPKIQNALKARKRKSIHESTE
- the queC gene encoding 7-cyano-7-deazaguanine synthase QueC, with translation MKKAVVLISGGLDSATTAAIAKSEGYELYAMSFDYGQRHRREIDSARAVAKSLGAKDHLIISFDMRKIGGSALTADIDVPLDRKNDEMSAGIPVTYVPARNTIFLSFALSYAEAIGAQDIFIGVNQIDYSGYPDCRAEFIEAFEKTANLATKAGVEGTSRFRIRTPLINMTKADTIRHGLNLWVDYSLTWSCYSGGEHACGRCDSCKLRLAGFAEVGAKDPVEYEISA
- a CDS encoding MotA/TolQ/ExbB proton channel family protein, giving the protein MSWMVNAVELLAKGGVVMIPLMICSVISVAVLIERYFKISKAQADVSEVIKRAEDAIYDGSPENAMSILERVDNPVARVISAGICNRHLGERGSERAMEEQGTREVSALTRRLGSLDTIITIAPLLGLLGTVTGMISAFHVIAAKSGISTPTAITGGVAEALIATATGLAIAIFTLIGNNYLQDRIKCIVAEIEARGNETVNILVESQEEPRGEIKRISA
- a CDS encoding biopolymer transporter ExbD produces the protein MKLSVYQPKKARIEIIPMIDTIFFLLVFFMMASLAMTTSKGMPVNLPKASAATERPVCKVVLTLTPTGNYYIDKQQVTFGQIQDSLKARLKDNPGAVVVINCDKAQNWEKGIQLADEAKRAGAKYLTIATEPKPVTNS
- a CDS encoding energy transducer TonB; amino-acid sequence: MTFTHMKDKVLTYAIAASIAAHILVVGVVGHSSAARLNTASAAVLAPKFIKVDFVGDPSEATKPKPVETSRSEPIASQLDRQAQPDPEMTTPIYNASPRQLIRQPISVPGAPRGSGHQMPGNPGGKLNIGSTSANGDLGGNWGGGRTPVGWVPGSDDGKGKGSGSGAGEGRPDPVKNASDGPGREPAPVPVPRTVSVRICDQSGMLAGEYCRSTSARSFIEGEQPSRTCTHCKAPEYKSRLADQANPVLTRDAGVSVPASVEEGLSLTVKVEYTVTNEGSVSDVSVIQSSGNRALDKAVISATSRLKYKPAVQDGTARSVKMTRTYRINT